The bacterium BMS3Abin08 DNA window TTGGCGATGGATATCCGGTCTCTCCAACGTCTTCTCTACTGACTTAGACTCAGGAATGCTCACTCTATCCTCCCCATTTTGACAACTTCCAGAATCAAGCGGTAACAGGCTGACATAGCCTGAAAGAAGCAGCATAATAGAGACTGAATTTGCAATAAGGCAGGCCGGGAAGGAGCAAGGACTCAATCATACCGCCCCCCCAGCAAGTCTCATTACAATACACCTTGCCGAAAGCACCAAAGTGCTGGAGCAAATATAAAGATAAAATATCAACCTTACATTGCTATGCCGTAAGGCATGCCATTGGCAAGCTTCGACCTTTGGTCGGAGAGCTTGACTGGATTCACGATATTATATCATATTCAGGATTTGTTCATATTTACCACTAATCCCTGGTATTTACAACAGACCTGACAGATATAGTGAAAACAATCCTTTTGAGAAATTTCCACTGAAACCGGTACTAACCCCTTCATGAATATTAATTCTTTTTAAACGAAAAATATCCGTTTTTAAAGTATTAATACCCGGGTCTACCGTGAGAGCTACTTTGTATCCTGCCCCCCGCACTCTTCCGACAATATCTTCACTGTAATCTCCGTTGGGATATGCAAAGCTCTTAACCTCTATGCCCAGTCTATCTTCAATAAGTCTCTTTGATCCCTCTAATTCCTCTGCTATTTTCTCCTCCTGTAATACGGTCAGGATATTATGACTGACTCCATGAGAACCAAAGCTGATTTTAGACCGCTTCATTTCCTCTATCTGTTCCCAGTTCATACAGGAATTTTCCTCTGAGGGATACTCAAAATCGTTCAGGCAGGATTCAAGCCGGGCGATAAGTGTATTGCGCCTTGACTCATCCAGATATAACAACCTCTCCATTGCCCTAGTGAAGAGAAGCCGGAATTTCTCTTCACGCAGATTATTGGGAGCACTGTCGAGAAGCTGCCTTAGCTCCTCTAAAAATCCGTCTTCTACAGGCTTGCGTGTCTTTGACCTTGAAGCAGCTATTTGCTTTACCAGAAAAACCAGTTTCTCAGGCCAGAAAACCTCTTCTTTCCCAATGAAGCCGGCAGTAAGAAATATCGTGGCAGGCAATTTGTATCTCTTAAGGAGAGGGAGTGCACACAAAAAATTGTCTTTCCACCCGTCATCAAAGGTAATAACCGCAGTTTTATAAGGCAGGGGGATCTTTTTCACCCGGGCTTCAAGATAATCGTCTAAAGATATTACGTTGTAATGTTCCGACAGAAACCGCATCTGCTTTTCAAAGCTCTCCCGGCTGACTACTATGCCGGGAAACGAGCAAACTCCATCTTTTCTGTCCCGGGGGATGACCCTGTGGTAAAGTAAAATGACCGTCCCCTGGGAACCATACAATCTATGCCGGATCAACAAAAAAACGTCCAGGGCCCTGGAAGCGTAAAGAAACCATCCAAGCAAATCCTTTATGAAGCCCTTAATAAATCTCTTCATTTATCCTTCTTGATGCCATACCTGAATTGGCTCCACAGTAACATCAAATCAGATATCTTGATAACCAGGACATCCCGATAAGGGACCTTCGCTATACGGGTAAAGTTGCACAAGAGAATACAGGTTGAAAGGCTGTAAGAAACGGTGGAGCTTATGGCTGCACCGCTTATACCGTATATAGGTATCAGGATATAGTTTAAGATGAGATTACAGATCAATGTCAGCAGCGATACCATGGAAACAAATCCCGGAAGATTGTTTCTGTACATATCGATCTTCAGCAAGTCAAAGATACTCAAGGAAAAAATTCCGGGGAGCAACCATAACAGGGGCACATATGCTGCCAGGAAGTCTTTACCAAACAATATCCATATGGCATATCTGCCGATAATTGCGGTAAACAAACAGATCAATATCATTATAAACAGGACATGTCTGATAACTACCGGGGCTGTGTCTTCCGCATCTTTCCTGTTTAACCCCAGGTGTAAAGGGAGGAACGGGAGGTTGACCGCATCCGGAACCGAAAGAAGTATCTCCGCAATTGATACACTGATTGCATAATAACCCAGGTCTTTAGCACCAAGCATTGAAGAAATGAAAATAAAATCTATTCTCCGCACCATGGCATTGGCAAATATGCTGATATAACCTCTGCTGCCAAACGACAGTCCCTCTTTGAGGTGCTTCAGCGAAACCTTCAACGGCAAGACATCACGTTTCATTACCTTCAAAATAGACCATACACTCACAACTAAAACAGTAAGTGCCCAGGCATACATGGCGGAATTTAATGCCTCGCCGGTATAAAACCAGAATATGATTATCAGGATAACGGGCAGGCCCGAAAAGATCAGCCCTAAGAAGTTGACATAGTTTATCTGTTTAGTTGCTATCAGCAAATCACTGCCGAATTCATATAAGAGAACAAATGGAATTGCACAGAGGACCAGGAAAGTAAATTGATGAATTATTTCAGTATCACCCTTTAAAATGTCCCCATAGGATAACAACAGGTATCCGGCAAGGGTCAGGACCGTGCCAAGTATTGAAGTAACAACAAGTGTGTTACCTGTTACGGCCCGGAGGTCACACTTACGTTTGGCAATCAAAAATACATTTCCCAAGCCGAACCCCATGTTCCCTAAACTCACCACCAGCCCCGGTATTGTTGTAAGCAGGCCGTAAGCCC harbors:
- a CDS encoding polysaccharide deacetylase; this encodes MKRFIKGFIKDLLGWFLYASRALDVFLLIRHRLYGSQGTVILLYHRVIPRDRKDGVCSFPGIVVSRESFEKQMRFLSEHYNVISLDDYLEARVKKIPLPYKTAVITFDDGWKDNFLCALPLLKRYKLPATIFLTAGFIGKEEVFWPEKLVFLVKQIAASRSKTRKPVEDGFLEELRQLLDSAPNNLREEKFRLLFTRAMERLLYLDESRRNTLIARLESCLNDFEYPSEENSCMNWEQIEEMKRSKISFGSHGVSHNILTVLQEEKIAEELEGSKRLIEDRLGIEVKSFAYPNGDYSEDIVGRVRGAGYKVALTVDPGINTLKTDIFRLKRINIHEGVSTGFSGNFSKGLFSLYLSGLL
- a CDS encoding polysaccharide biosynthesis protein, which codes for MDKDRGSGAEGALKNLSRFSAVTFATTVLRLGIRVLSNVVFTRLLGPSGRGAYGLLTTIPGLVVSLGNMGFGLGNVFLIAKRKCDLRAVTGNTLVVTSILGTVLTLAGYLLLSYGDILKGDTEIIHQFTFLVLCAIPFVLLYEFGSDLLIATKQINYVNFLGLIFSGLPVILIIIFWFYTGEALNSAMYAWALTVLVVSVWSILKVMKRDVLPLKVSLKHLKEGLSFGSRGYISIFANAMVRRIDFIFISSMLGAKDLGYYAISVSIAEILLSVPDAVNLPFLPLHLGLNRKDAEDTAPVVIRHVLFIMILICLFTAIIGRYAIWILFGKDFLAAYVPLLWLLPGIFSLSIFDLLKIDMYRNNLPGFVSMVSLLTLICNLILNYILIPIYGISGAAISSTVSYSLSTCILLCNFTRIAKVPYRDVLVIKISDLMLLWSQFRYGIKKDK